In Odocoileus virginianus isolate 20LAN1187 ecotype Illinois chromosome 23, Ovbor_1.2, whole genome shotgun sequence, one DNA window encodes the following:
- the CSNK1E gene encoding casein kinase I isoform X3 produces the protein MELRVGNKYRLGRKIGSGSFGDIYLGANIASGEEVAIKLECVKTKHPQLHIESKFYKMMQGGVGIPSIKWCGAEGDYNVMVMELLGPSLEDLFNFCSRKFSLKTVLLLADQMISRIEYIHSKNFIHRDVKPDNFLMGLGKKGNLVYIIDFGLAKKYRDARTHQHIPYRENKNLTGTARYASINTHLGIEQSRRDDLESLGYVLMYFNLGSLPWQGLKAATKRQKYERISEKKMSTPIEVLCKGYPSEFSTYLNFCRSLRFDDKPDYSYLRQLFRNLFHRQGFSYDYVFDWNMLKFGAARNPEDVDRERREHEREERMGQLRGSATRALPPGPPTGATANRLRSAAEPVASTPASRIQQAGNTSPRAISRVDRERKVSMRLHRGAPANVSSSDLTGRQEVSRISASQTSVPFDHLGK, from the exons GTGCCAATATCGCCTCTGGTGAAGAAGTTGCCATCAAGCTGGAGTGTGTGAAGACGAAGCACCCCCAGCTGCACATCGAGAGCAAATTCTACAAGATGATGCAGGGGGGAG TGGGGATCCCATCCATCAAGTGGTGTGGGGCCGAGGGGGACTACAACGTGATGGTCATGGAGCTGCTGGGGCCCAGCCTCGAGGACCTCTTCAACTTCTGCTCCCGCAAGTTCAGCCTCAAGACCGTGCTGCTCCTGGCCGACCAGATG atcAGCCGCATTGAGTACATCCACTCCAAGAACTTCATCCACCGGGACGTCAAGCCCGACAACTTCCTCATGGGGCTGGGGAAGAAGGGCAACTTGGTGTACATCATTGACTTCGGCCTGGCCAAGAAGTACCGGGACGCCCGCACCCACCAGCACATCCCCTACCGGGAAAACAAGAACTTGACTGGCACTGCCCGCTACGCCTCCATCAACACCCACCTGGGCATCG AGCAAAGCCGTCGAGACGACCTGGAGAGTCTGGGCTACGTTCTCATGTACTtcaacctgggctccctgccctgGCAGGGCCTCAAAGCGGCCACCAAGCGCCAGAAATACGAGCGGATCAGCGAGAAGAAGATGTCGACGCCCATCGAGGTCCTCTGCAAAGGCTACCCCT CCGAGTTCTCCACATACCTCAACTTCTGCCGTTCACTGCGGTTCGACGACAAGCCCGACTACTCCTACCTGCGCCAGCTCTTCCGCAACCTCTTCCACCGGCAGGGCTTCTCCTACGACTACGTCTTCGACTGGAACATGCTCAAATTC GGTGCAGCCCGAAACCCCGAGGATGTGGACCGGGAGCGGCGAGAACACGAGCGAGAGGAGAGGATGGGGCAGCTCCGGGGGTCGGCGACCCGGGCCCTGCCCCCTGGCCCGCCCACGGGGGCCACCGCCAACCGGCTCCGCAGTGCAGCGGAGCCTGTGGCTTCCACCCCTGCTTCCCGCATCCAGCAAGCTG GCAATACTTCTCCCAGAGCGATCTCACGGGTCGACAGAGAGAGGAAGGTGAGCATGAGGCTACACAGGGGCGCGCCCGCCAACGTCTCGTCCTCCGACCTCACTGGGCGGCAAGAGGTCTCCCGGATTTCAGCCTCACAG aCAAGCGTGCCATTTGACCACCTCGGAAAGTGA
- the CSNK1E gene encoding casein kinase I isoform X2, producing the protein MELRVGNKYRLGRKIGSGSFGDIYLGANIASGEEVAIKLECVKTKHPQLHIESKFYKMMQGGVGIPSIKWCGAEGDYNVMVMELLGPSLEDLFNFCSRKFSLKTVLLLADQMISRIEYIHSKNFIHRDVKPDNFLMGLGKKGNLVYIIDFGLAKKYRDARTHQHIPYRENKNLTGTARYASINTHLGIEQSRRDDLESLGYVLMYFNLGSLPWQGLKAATKRQKYERISEKKMSTPIEVLCKGYPSEFSTYLNFCRSLRFDDKPDYSYLRQLFRNLFHRQGFSYDYVFDWNMLKFMRPPSCQPPALPCGRPQDQLGCSPKPRGCGPGAARTRARGEDGAAPGVGDPGPAPWPAHGGHRQPAPQCSGACGFHPCFPHPASWQYFSQSDLTGRQREEGEHEATQGRARQRLVLRPHWAARGLPDFSLTDKRAI; encoded by the exons GTGCCAATATCGCCTCTGGTGAAGAAGTTGCCATCAAGCTGGAGTGTGTGAAGACGAAGCACCCCCAGCTGCACATCGAGAGCAAATTCTACAAGATGATGCAGGGGGGAG TGGGGATCCCATCCATCAAGTGGTGTGGGGCCGAGGGGGACTACAACGTGATGGTCATGGAGCTGCTGGGGCCCAGCCTCGAGGACCTCTTCAACTTCTGCTCCCGCAAGTTCAGCCTCAAGACCGTGCTGCTCCTGGCCGACCAGATG atcAGCCGCATTGAGTACATCCACTCCAAGAACTTCATCCACCGGGACGTCAAGCCCGACAACTTCCTCATGGGGCTGGGGAAGAAGGGCAACTTGGTGTACATCATTGACTTCGGCCTGGCCAAGAAGTACCGGGACGCCCGCACCCACCAGCACATCCCCTACCGGGAAAACAAGAACTTGACTGGCACTGCCCGCTACGCCTCCATCAACACCCACCTGGGCATCG AGCAAAGCCGTCGAGACGACCTGGAGAGTCTGGGCTACGTTCTCATGTACTtcaacctgggctccctgccctgGCAGGGCCTCAAAGCGGCCACCAAGCGCCAGAAATACGAGCGGATCAGCGAGAAGAAGATGTCGACGCCCATCGAGGTCCTCTGCAAAGGCTACCCCT CCGAGTTCTCCACATACCTCAACTTCTGCCGTTCACTGCGGTTCGACGACAAGCCCGACTACTCCTACCTGCGCCAGCTCTTCCGCAACCTCTTCCACCGGCAGGGCTTCTCCTACGACTACGTCTTCGACTGGAACATGCTCAAATTC ATGCGGCCCCCCTCATGCCAGCCCCCCGCCCTTCCCTGTGGACGACCCCAGGACCAACTAG GGTGCAGCCCGAAACCCCGAGGATGTGGACCGGGAGCGGCGAGAACACGAGCGAGAGGAGAGGATGGGGCAGCTCCGGGGGTCGGCGACCCGGGCCCTGCCCCCTGGCCCGCCCACGGGGGCCACCGCCAACCGGCTCCGCAGTGCAGCGGAGCCTGTGGCTTCCACCCCTGCTTCCCGCATCCAGCAAGCTG GCAATACTTCTCCCAGAGCGATCTCACGGGTCGACAGAGAGAGGAAGGTGAGCATGAGGCTACACAGGGGCGCGCCCGCCAACGTCTCGTCCTCCGACCTCACTGGGCGGCAAGAGGTCTCCCGGATTTCAGCCTCACAG aCAAGCGTGCCATTTGA
- the CSNK1E gene encoding casein kinase I isoform X4: MELRVGNKYRLGRKIGSGSFGDIYLGANIASGEEVAIKLECVKTKHPQLHIESKFYKMMQGGVGIPSIKWCGAEGDYNVMVMELLGPSLEDLFNFCSRKFSLKTVLLLADQMISRIEYIHSKNFIHRDVKPDNFLMGLGKKGNLVYIIDFGLAKKYRDARTHQHIPYRENKNLTGTARYASINTHLGIEQSRRDDLESLGYVLMYFNLGSLPWQGLKAATKRQKYERISEKKMSTPIEVLCKGYPSEFSTYLNFCRSLRFDDKPDYSYLRQLFRNLFHRQGFSYDYVFDWNMLKFGASSSQAQPRDSEAVALPSPRPCPCVGPANPPMYWCPAPLGTQGPPHRPVEEVEELPPQNYWPVVWTAGPQF, encoded by the exons GTGCCAATATCGCCTCTGGTGAAGAAGTTGCCATCAAGCTGGAGTGTGTGAAGACGAAGCACCCCCAGCTGCACATCGAGAGCAAATTCTACAAGATGATGCAGGGGGGAG TGGGGATCCCATCCATCAAGTGGTGTGGGGCCGAGGGGGACTACAACGTGATGGTCATGGAGCTGCTGGGGCCCAGCCTCGAGGACCTCTTCAACTTCTGCTCCCGCAAGTTCAGCCTCAAGACCGTGCTGCTCCTGGCCGACCAGATG atcAGCCGCATTGAGTACATCCACTCCAAGAACTTCATCCACCGGGACGTCAAGCCCGACAACTTCCTCATGGGGCTGGGGAAGAAGGGCAACTTGGTGTACATCATTGACTTCGGCCTGGCCAAGAAGTACCGGGACGCCCGCACCCACCAGCACATCCCCTACCGGGAAAACAAGAACTTGACTGGCACTGCCCGCTACGCCTCCATCAACACCCACCTGGGCATCG AGCAAAGCCGTCGAGACGACCTGGAGAGTCTGGGCTACGTTCTCATGTACTtcaacctgggctccctgccctgGCAGGGCCTCAAAGCGGCCACCAAGCGCCAGAAATACGAGCGGATCAGCGAGAAGAAGATGTCGACGCCCATCGAGGTCCTCTGCAAAGGCTACCCCT CCGAGTTCTCCACATACCTCAACTTCTGCCGTTCACTGCGGTTCGACGACAAGCCCGACTACTCCTACCTGCGCCAGCTCTTCCGCAACCTCTTCCACCGGCAGGGCTTCTCCTACGACTACGTCTTCGACTGGAACATGCTCAAATTC GGGGCTTCCTCGAGCCAGGCTCAGCCCCGCGACAGCGAAGCTGTTGCACTGCCCAGCCCCCGCCCCTGTCCCTGTGTCGGGCCGGCGAACCCACCCATGTACTG GTGCCCGGCGCCCCTGGGCACCCAGGGCCCTCCACATAGGCCcgtggaggaggtggaggagctgCCCCCCCAAAACTACTGGCCTGTGGTCTGGACTGCAGGGCCCCAGTTCTGA
- the CSNK1E gene encoding casein kinase I isoform X5 codes for MELRVGNKYRLGRKIGSGSFGDIYLGANIASGEEVAIKLECVKTKHPQLHIESKFYKMMQGGVGIPSIKWCGAEGDYNVMVMELLGPSLEDLFNFCSRKFSLKTVLLLADQMISRIEYIHSKNFIHRDVKPDNFLMGLGKKGNLVYIIDFGLAKKYRDARTHQHIPYRENKNLTGTARYASINTHLGIEQSRRDDLESLGYVLMYFNLGSLPWQGLKAATKRQKYERISEKKMSTPIEVLCKGYPSEFSTYLNFCRSLRFDDKPDYSYLRQLFRNLFHRQGFSYDYVFDWNMLKFVPGAPGHPGPST; via the exons GTGCCAATATCGCCTCTGGTGAAGAAGTTGCCATCAAGCTGGAGTGTGTGAAGACGAAGCACCCCCAGCTGCACATCGAGAGCAAATTCTACAAGATGATGCAGGGGGGAG TGGGGATCCCATCCATCAAGTGGTGTGGGGCCGAGGGGGACTACAACGTGATGGTCATGGAGCTGCTGGGGCCCAGCCTCGAGGACCTCTTCAACTTCTGCTCCCGCAAGTTCAGCCTCAAGACCGTGCTGCTCCTGGCCGACCAGATG atcAGCCGCATTGAGTACATCCACTCCAAGAACTTCATCCACCGGGACGTCAAGCCCGACAACTTCCTCATGGGGCTGGGGAAGAAGGGCAACTTGGTGTACATCATTGACTTCGGCCTGGCCAAGAAGTACCGGGACGCCCGCACCCACCAGCACATCCCCTACCGGGAAAACAAGAACTTGACTGGCACTGCCCGCTACGCCTCCATCAACACCCACCTGGGCATCG AGCAAAGCCGTCGAGACGACCTGGAGAGTCTGGGCTACGTTCTCATGTACTtcaacctgggctccctgccctgGCAGGGCCTCAAAGCGGCCACCAAGCGCCAGAAATACGAGCGGATCAGCGAGAAGAAGATGTCGACGCCCATCGAGGTCCTCTGCAAAGGCTACCCCT CCGAGTTCTCCACATACCTCAACTTCTGCCGTTCACTGCGGTTCGACGACAAGCCCGACTACTCCTACCTGCGCCAGCTCTTCCGCAACCTCTTCCACCGGCAGGGCTTCTCCTACGACTACGTCTTCGACTGGAACATGCTCAAATTC GTGCCCGGCGCCCCTGGGCACCCAGGGCCCTCCACATAG
- the CSNK1E gene encoding casein kinase I isoform X1 codes for MELRVGNKYRLGRKIGSGSFGDIYLGANIASGEEVAIKLECVKTKHPQLHIESKFYKMMQGGVGIPSIKWCGAEGDYNVMVMELLGPSLEDLFNFCSRKFSLKTVLLLADQMISRIEYIHSKNFIHRDVKPDNFLMGLGKKGNLVYIIDFGLAKKYRDARTHQHIPYRENKNLTGTARYASINTHLGIEQSRRDDLESLGYVLMYFNLGSLPWQGLKAATKRQKYERISEKKMSTPIEVLCKGYPSEFSTYLNFCRSLRFDDKPDYSYLRQLFRNLFHRQGFSYDYVFDWNMLKFVSLLKAEAGLGDWTGKANVTLWWAGLPEAGCYELDGARDPHTSLIRADGLCRRDQPGPGGALPPTGPKRARLGLPSVLGAWVSRARMALVGPPAVLILACSILLLVPCTCQLVAFAESPLASLDPFIVASFSLVVAPWVLLGTSLLSLSLKSRGGGVGSVRPLGLGLRNL; via the exons GTGCCAATATCGCCTCTGGTGAAGAAGTTGCCATCAAGCTGGAGTGTGTGAAGACGAAGCACCCCCAGCTGCACATCGAGAGCAAATTCTACAAGATGATGCAGGGGGGAG TGGGGATCCCATCCATCAAGTGGTGTGGGGCCGAGGGGGACTACAACGTGATGGTCATGGAGCTGCTGGGGCCCAGCCTCGAGGACCTCTTCAACTTCTGCTCCCGCAAGTTCAGCCTCAAGACCGTGCTGCTCCTGGCCGACCAGATG atcAGCCGCATTGAGTACATCCACTCCAAGAACTTCATCCACCGGGACGTCAAGCCCGACAACTTCCTCATGGGGCTGGGGAAGAAGGGCAACTTGGTGTACATCATTGACTTCGGCCTGGCCAAGAAGTACCGGGACGCCCGCACCCACCAGCACATCCCCTACCGGGAAAACAAGAACTTGACTGGCACTGCCCGCTACGCCTCCATCAACACCCACCTGGGCATCG AGCAAAGCCGTCGAGACGACCTGGAGAGTCTGGGCTACGTTCTCATGTACTtcaacctgggctccctgccctgGCAGGGCCTCAAAGCGGCCACCAAGCGCCAGAAATACGAGCGGATCAGCGAGAAGAAGATGTCGACGCCCATCGAGGTCCTCTGCAAAGGCTACCCCT CCGAGTTCTCCACATACCTCAACTTCTGCCGTTCACTGCGGTTCGACGACAAGCCCGACTACTCCTACCTGCGCCAGCTCTTCCGCAACCTCTTCCACCGGCAGGGCTTCTCCTACGACTACGTCTTCGACTGGAACATGCTCAAATTCGTGAGTCTCCTGAAGGCCGAGGCGGGCTTGGGGGACTGGACCGGGAAGGCCAACGTGACCCTGTGGTGGGCGGGGCTCCCGGAAGCCGGGTGCTACGAGCTGGACGGCGCACGTGACCCCCACACCAGCCTCATCCGTGCGGACGGCCTGTGCCGCCGCGATCAGCCGGGCCCAGGTGGGGCGCTGCCTCCCACTGGACCCAAGAGGGCCCGCCTGGGCCTCCCGTCCGTCCTGGGCGCCTGGGTGAGCCGGGCCCGGATGGCACTGGTGGGCCCCCCCGCTGTCTTGATCCTGGCCTGCAGCATCTTGCTCTTGGTGCCCTGCACGTGCCAGCTGGTGGCCTTCGCTGAGTCCCCCTTGGCCAGCCTGGACCCCTTCATTGTGGCTTCCTTCTCCCTGGTTGTGGCACCCTGGGTCTTGCTAGgcacctctcttctctctctctctcttaagagtcgtgggggtggggtgggaagtgtTCGTCCGCTGGGCCTGGGACTCCGGAATCTGTGA